A portion of the Pseudomonas koreensis genome contains these proteins:
- a CDS encoding NAD(P)/FAD-dependent oxidoreductase has protein sequence MKIAVIGSGIAGLTCAYLLNRRHNITVFEASDWVGGHTHTVPVSVAGQSFAIDTGFIVFNDWTYPNFIRLLNQLGVAFKPTEMSFSVTDPDTGVEYNGNNLNSLFAQRSNLLSPGFWGMLRDILRFNKQAQRDLMELRIAADTTLDDYLKAGGYGERFILHYIVPMGAAIWSMPMAEMLNFPLQFFLRFFKNHGLLSVSDRPQWQVIEGGSSAYIAPLTASFSDRIRLNCAVKRVERNQHGVVIHSPAGLEHFDKVVFACHSDEALKLLANPSEAERSVLGALLYADNDVVLHTDTGLLPTRKLAWASWNYRLGGAGHTRAAVTYNMNILQGIESDTTFCVSLNQTAGITPDKVLARYTYAHPQYTLAAAAAQNRWGELDGEQHTHYCGAYWANGFHEDGVVSGLRVAAAFGETL, from the coding sequence ATGAAAATCGCCGTGATTGGCAGCGGCATCGCCGGGCTGACCTGCGCCTATCTGCTGAACCGCCGCCACAACATTACCGTCTTCGAAGCGAGTGACTGGGTCGGCGGCCATACCCACACCGTGCCGGTCAGCGTGGCCGGGCAGTCGTTTGCGATCGACACCGGTTTCATCGTGTTCAACGACTGGACCTACCCGAACTTCATTCGTCTGCTCAATCAGCTCGGCGTGGCCTTCAAGCCGACCGAAATGAGCTTTTCGGTGACCGATCCGGACACTGGCGTGGAGTACAACGGCAACAACCTCAACAGCCTGTTTGCCCAGCGCAGCAATCTGCTGTCGCCAGGATTCTGGGGCATGCTGCGCGACATTCTGCGCTTCAACAAACAAGCCCAGCGCGACCTGATGGAACTGCGCATCGCCGCCGACACCACCCTCGACGATTACCTCAAGGCTGGCGGCTACGGCGAGCGTTTCATCCTGCATTACATCGTGCCGATGGGCGCGGCGATCTGGTCGATGCCAATGGCGGAAATGCTCAATTTCCCGCTGCAGTTTTTCCTGCGTTTTTTCAAGAACCATGGTCTGTTGTCGGTCAGTGATCGGCCGCAATGGCAGGTCATTGAGGGCGGCTCCAGTGCCTACATTGCGCCACTGACCGCTTCCTTCAGCGACAGGATTCGCCTCAATTGCGCGGTAAAGCGCGTCGAGCGCAACCAGCACGGCGTGGTTATCCACAGCCCGGCCGGGCTGGAGCATTTCGACAAGGTGGTGTTTGCCTGCCACAGCGATGAGGCCCTGAAGTTGCTGGCCAATCCGAGCGAGGCCGAGCGCTCGGTTCTTGGCGCCCTGCTCTACGCCGACAACGATGTCGTGCTGCACACCGACACGGGCCTGCTGCCGACGCGAAAACTGGCCTGGGCCAGCTGGAACTATCGCCTCGGCGGCGCCGGTCATACCCGCGCGGCGGTCACCTACAACATGAACATCCTGCAGGGCATCGAGAGCGACACCACGTTCTGCGTCAGCCTAAACCAGACCGCCGGAATCACGCCGGACAAAGTGCTGGCTCGCTACACCTACGCCCATCCGCAATACACTTTGGCTGCCGCAGCGGCGCAAAACCGCTGGGGCGAACTCGATGGCGAGCAGCACACCCATTATTGCGGCGCCTACTGGGCCAACGGTTTCCATGAAGATGGCGTGGTCAGCGGTTTGCGCGTGGCCGCCGCGTTCGGTGAAACCCTGTGA
- a CDS encoding DUF1365 domain-containing protein produces MNSALYSGVIGHRRFAPRRHEFRYRIGLLYLDLSEQDDVLALSPLAGRSRFAPFSFRETDYLKAFTGKGMRLIDAVRQQVGVAIGHEPQGTVCLLTQPRSWGLSFNPVSFFYCHEADGQLAAIVCEVTNTPWRERYHYVLPAQTPTSLVDFHQHFAVAKAFHVSPFLPRDLEYRMSFSPAAQSLGVHMADWQGSEKLFDATLNLRREPLDRRSLHRYLRRFPWMTAKTALAIYWQALRLLLKRAPIFAHQPADGSFQTATVPPKEPHHEIL; encoded by the coding sequence GTGAACAGCGCTCTGTACAGCGGCGTCATCGGCCACCGACGTTTTGCGCCGCGCCGCCATGAGTTCCGCTATCGCATCGGTTTGCTCTATCTCGACCTGAGCGAACAGGACGACGTGCTGGCCCTGTCGCCACTGGCGGGGCGCAGCCGTTTTGCGCCGTTCTCGTTTCGCGAAACTGACTACCTGAAAGCCTTCACCGGCAAGGGCATGCGCCTGATCGATGCGGTGCGTCAGCAGGTCGGCGTGGCCATCGGTCATGAGCCACAGGGCACGGTATGCCTTTTGACCCAGCCGCGCAGTTGGGGGCTGTCGTTCAATCCGGTGAGCTTCTTCTATTGCCACGAAGCCGACGGGCAACTCGCAGCGATCGTCTGTGAAGTGACCAACACGCCGTGGCGCGAGCGTTATCACTACGTGCTGCCGGCGCAGACACCGACCAGTCTGGTGGACTTTCATCAACATTTCGCCGTGGCCAAGGCCTTTCACGTTTCGCCGTTTCTGCCGCGCGACCTCGAATACCGCATGAGTTTCAGCCCCGCCGCGCAGAGCCTCGGCGTGCACATGGCCGATTGGCAGGGCAGCGAAAAACTGTTCGACGCCACGCTGAATCTGCGCCGCGAACCGCTCGATCGGCGCAGCCTGCACCGCTATCTGCGGCGCTTCCCGTGGATGACTGCAAAAACCGCCCTGGCGATCTACTGGCAAGCGTTGCGACTGCTGCTCAAGCGCGCGCCGATCTTCGCCCATCAGCCTGCCGACGGCAGCTTCCAAACCGCCACCGTGCCTCCGAAGGAGCCGCACCATGAAATCCTCTAG
- a CDS encoding SAM-dependent methyltransferase: protein MKSSSLPLGRFSTNGLTGSLLRRGVLRQLAQLKHGQLMVVEDGEQMLFGTPGSALLGEVHVLDPALWGMVAGNGSIGAGEAFIHGYWSSPDLTAVVRVFVSNLEVLDAMEGGLARLGRPFVQGLHWLNRNTRKGSQKNIAAHYDLGNALFEQFLDPTMMYSAAQFLSPSDTLEQAQLNKLERICQKLALKPSDHLLEIGTGWGSMALYAAQHYGCRVTTTTLSKEQFAFTAKRIEQLGLQDRITLLLKDYRDLSGEYDKLVSIEMIEAVGHRFLPTYFKQCAQLLKSNGLMLLQAITIREQRYEQAKRSVDFIQRYIFPGGALPSVHKMLDVVSRETDMNLLHMEDFGLHYARTLRLWHENFRLAHGRLSELGYDDYFLRLWEFYLCYCEGGFLERTIGTAQLLLAKPAAMTAPLLGRFDA, encoded by the coding sequence ATGAAATCCTCTAGCCTGCCGCTCGGTCGCTTCAGCACCAACGGCTTGACCGGCTCGCTGCTGCGCCGTGGCGTGTTGCGCCAACTGGCGCAGCTCAAACATGGACAATTGATGGTCGTCGAGGATGGCGAACAAATGCTCTTTGGTACTCCGGGCAGCGCCTTGCTCGGCGAGGTCCATGTGCTCGATCCGGCGCTATGGGGCATGGTCGCCGGCAACGGCTCGATCGGTGCTGGCGAAGCATTCATTCACGGTTATTGGAGTTCGCCGGACCTGACTGCTGTGGTCCGCGTGTTCGTCAGCAATCTCGAGGTGCTCGATGCCATGGAGGGTGGCCTGGCGCGTCTCGGCCGGCCCTTCGTGCAAGGCCTGCACTGGCTCAATCGCAACACGCGCAAGGGCTCACAGAAGAACATCGCCGCGCATTACGACCTCGGCAATGCACTGTTCGAACAGTTTCTCGACCCGACCATGATGTATTCCGCCGCCCAGTTCCTTTCGCCAAGCGACACCCTGGAGCAGGCGCAACTGAACAAACTCGAGCGGATCTGCCAGAAACTCGCGCTCAAACCCAGCGACCACCTGCTGGAAATCGGCACCGGCTGGGGCAGCATGGCGCTGTACGCGGCGCAGCATTATGGCTGCCGGGTGACCACCACGACGCTGTCGAAAGAGCAGTTCGCCTTCACCGCCAAACGCATCGAACAACTCGGCTTGCAGGATCGCATCACGCTGCTGCTCAAGGACTACCGCGACCTTAGCGGCGAGTACGACAAACTGGTGTCGATCGAGATGATCGAAGCGGTCGGCCATCGGTTCCTGCCGACCTATTTCAAGCAATGTGCGCAGTTGCTCAAGAGCAACGGCTTGATGTTGCTCCAGGCGATCACCATTCGCGAGCAACGCTACGAGCAGGCAAAACGCAGCGTCGACTTCATCCAGCGCTACATCTTCCCCGGCGGCGCCCTGCCCTCGGTGCACAAGATGCTCGATGTGGTCAGCCGCGAGACCGACATGAACCTGCTGCACATGGAAGATTTCGGCCTGCATTACGCCAGGACACTGCGCCTGTGGCACGAGAACTTTCGCCTCGCCCATGGTCGCTTGAGCGAATTGGGTTACGACGATTATTTCCTGCGTTTGTGGGAGTTCTACCTGTGCTATTGCGAGGGCGGATTCCTCGAGCGAACCATCGGCACCGCGCAATTGCTGCTGGCGAAACCGGCGGCGATGACCGCGCCGCTGCTCGGTCGCTTCGATGCTTGA
- a CDS encoding DUF2878 domain-containing protein gives MLERLANAVLFQLGWLVCVIGGNSLWLLLALAVLVIHLRWISSWAAEGRLILSVVIVGTAVDSVLRYLGVFRFEDAAPLIPLWLMLLWALLATTLRHCLAWSARPWWLASALGALGGASSYYGGGRLAGVQFPYGEAATLIVIGVLWAGLFPLLHMMARRLAP, from the coding sequence ATGCTTGAGCGCCTCGCCAATGCCGTGCTGTTCCAGCTCGGCTGGCTGGTCTGCGTAATCGGCGGCAACAGTTTGTGGCTGTTGCTTGCACTGGCGGTGCTGGTGATTCATCTGCGCTGGATCAGTAGTTGGGCGGCGGAAGGTCGGCTGATTCTGTCCGTGGTGATTGTCGGTACTGCGGTGGACAGCGTTTTGCGTTACCTCGGCGTGTTCCGCTTCGAAGATGCTGCGCCGTTGATTCCTTTGTGGTTGATGCTGCTCTGGGCGCTGCTCGCCACCACATTGCGCCACTGCCTGGCCTGGAGCGCACGGCCATGGTGGCTGGCCAGCGCACTTGGCGCGCTGGGCGGCGCGTCGTCGTACTACGGTGGCGGACGACTGGCCGGCGTGCAATTTCCCTACGGCGAGGCGGCGACGCTGATCGTCATCGGCGTGCTCTGGGCCGGGTTGTTTCCGCTGCTGCACATGATGGCGCGACGGCTGGCGCCATGA
- a CDS encoding YkgJ family cysteine cluster protein, whose protein sequence is MKTIPHTQIDEPAVTCSTCAACCCQLEVMLITDTGVPDRFIDTDEWGGEVMLRLDDGWCAALDRDSMMCTIYERRPLICREFEMGAPECIEERQGIATAYR, encoded by the coding sequence ATGAAAACCATCCCCCACACACAAATCGACGAACCGGCGGTCACCTGCTCGACCTGCGCCGCGTGCTGCTGCCAGCTCGAAGTGATGCTGATCACCGACACCGGCGTGCCTGATCGCTTTATCGATACCGATGAATGGGGCGGTGAAGTGATGCTGCGTCTGGACGACGGCTGGTGCGCGGCGCTGGATCGCGACAGCATGATGTGCACGATCTATGAACGGCGACCGTTGATCTGCCGCGAGTTTGAAATGGGCGCACCGGAGTGCATCGAAGAGCGCCAGGGTATTGCGACAGCCTACCGCTGA
- a CDS encoding acyloxyacyl hydrolase: MKRLFCLAAIAAALMGQSISAQAAGVEFAVGGTSDSTMTYRLGMNFDWDKSWLQSDVGRLTGYWSGAYTYWEGDKTSSNNSLSFSPVFVYEFAGQSVKPYVEAGIGAAFFSNTEYESNKLGGSFQFEDRIGFGLRFNGGHEVGIRATHYSNAGLSSDNDGVESYALHYTMPL; encoded by the coding sequence GTGAAGCGACTATTCTGCTTGGCCGCGATTGCGGCCGCACTGATGGGGCAAAGCATTTCTGCACAAGCCGCTGGCGTTGAATTCGCCGTCGGCGGTACCAGCGATTCGACAATGACGTATCGCCTGGGCATGAATTTCGACTGGGACAAGAGCTGGCTGCAGAGCGACGTGGGTCGCCTGACCGGCTACTGGAGCGGTGCCTACACGTACTGGGAAGGTGACAAGACTTCCAGCAACAACAGCCTGTCGTTCTCGCCTGTCTTCGTTTACGAGTTTGCCGGCCAGTCCGTCAAACCGTACGTTGAAGCGGGTATCGGTGCGGCGTTCTTCTCCAACACCGAATACGAAAGCAACAAGCTGGGCGGTTCCTTCCAGTTCGAAGACCGCATCGGTTTCGGCCTGCGCTTCAACGGCGGCCACGAAGTCGGCATCCGCGCCACGCACTACTCCAACGCCGGCCTGTCCAGCGATAACGATGGTGTAGAAAGCTACGCGCTGCATTACACAATGCCGCTGTAA
- the murI gene encoding glutamate racemase, translated as MREAPVGVFDSGVGGLSVLAEIQRLLPNESLLYVADCGHIPYGEKTPEFIRQRCSVMAGFFREQGAKALVLACNTATVAGVADLRRDFPDWPIVGMEPAVKPAAAATRSGVVGVLATTGTLQSAKFAALLDRFAADVKVITQPCPGLVELIETGDLHSAQLRTLLQGYVTPLLAQGCDTIILGCTHYPFLKPLLRSMIGDDVSLIDTGAAVARQLQRLLAERDLLAPGPSLPVKFWTSADARSFRKILPLLGQTASNVQNFDL; from the coding sequence ATGCGTGAAGCGCCGGTCGGCGTATTCGATTCCGGGGTCGGCGGCTTGTCGGTTCTCGCGGAAATCCAGCGTTTGCTGCCCAACGAATCGCTGCTCTACGTCGCCGACTGCGGGCATATTCCCTACGGCGAAAAGACCCCGGAATTCATCCGTCAACGTTGCAGTGTGATGGCCGGTTTTTTCCGCGAGCAAGGCGCCAAGGCGTTGGTGCTGGCGTGCAATACCGCGACTGTGGCCGGTGTTGCCGATCTGCGTCGCGACTTCCCCGACTGGCCGATTGTCGGCATGGAACCGGCGGTCAAACCGGCCGCAGCGGCGACCCGCAGTGGCGTGGTTGGCGTGCTGGCAACGACAGGTACGTTGCAGAGCGCCAAGTTCGCCGCGTTGCTCGATCGCTTTGCGGCTGACGTCAAAGTCATCACCCAGCCGTGTCCGGGGCTGGTCGAACTGATTGAAACTGGCGACCTGCACAGCGCCCAATTGCGCACTTTACTGCAGGGTTACGTCACCCCTTTGCTGGCTCAGGGCTGCGATACGATCATTCTGGGATGCACCCATTATCCGTTCCTCAAGCCGCTGCTAAGGTCGATGATCGGCGACGATGTCAGCCTGATCGATACCGGCGCTGCCGTGGCCCGGCAGCTGCAACGGTTGCTCGCCGAGCGTGATCTGCTGGCGCCTGGTCCGAGCCTGCCTGTGAAGTTCTGGACCAGTGCCGATGCACGATCCTTCAGAAAAATCCTGCCACTGCTGGGCCAAACTGCGTCGAATGTGCAAAACTTCGACTTGTAA
- a CDS encoding molybdopterin-synthase adenylyltransferase MoeB, producing MLNDQELLRYSRQILLQHIDIDGQLKLKASRVLIVGLGGLGAPVALYLAAAGVGELHLADFDTVDLTNLQRQIIHDSASVGMSKVDSALKRLGAINPEIQLIAHRQALDEDSLAATVAAVDLVLDCSDNFATREAVNAACVVARKPLVSGAAIRLEGQLSVFDPRRAESPCYHCLYGHGSDAELTCSEAGVVGPLVGLVGSLQALEALKMLVGFGEPLVGRLLLIDALGSRFRELRVKRDPGCSVCGARHA from the coding sequence GTGCTGAATGATCAGGAATTGCTGCGCTACAGCCGGCAGATTCTGCTGCAACACATCGACATCGACGGGCAACTGAAGCTCAAGGCCAGCCGCGTGCTGATCGTCGGCCTCGGTGGGCTCGGCGCACCGGTGGCGTTGTATCTGGCGGCAGCGGGCGTCGGCGAGTTGCATCTGGCGGATTTCGACACGGTCGATCTGACCAACCTGCAACGGCAGATCATTCACGACAGCGCCAGCGTCGGCATGTCCAAGGTCGACTCGGCGCTCAAGCGTCTTGGCGCAATCAATCCTGAAATCCAACTGATCGCCCATCGGCAGGCGCTGGACGAGGATTCTCTTGCCGCGACGGTAGCGGCGGTGGATCTGGTGCTCGACTGCTCGGACAACTTCGCCACCCGTGAGGCGGTCAACGCCGCGTGTGTAGTCGCGCGCAAACCGCTGGTCAGCGGCGCGGCGATTCGTCTGGAAGGGCAGTTGTCGGTGTTCGACCCACGGCGTGCCGAGAGTCCTTGCTACCACTGTCTGTACGGTCACGGCAGCGACGCCGAACTGACCTGCAGCGAGGCCGGCGTCGTCGGGCCGTTGGTTGGCCTGGTTGGCAGTCTGCAGGCGCTGGAAGCGCTGAAGATGCTGGTCGGTTTCGGCGAACCGCTGGTGGGGCGCCTGCTGCTGATCGACGCGTTGGGTTCGCGGTTCCGTGAACTGCGGGTCAAACGCGATCCGGGCTGCAGCGTCTGTGGCGCGCGCCATGCGTGA
- the prmC gene encoding peptide chain release factor N(5)-glutamine methyltransferase, with protein MTIIASLLRAAELPDSPTARLDAELLLAAALGKSRSFLHTWPERIVPSEAALTFAEYLQRRRSGEPVAYILGQQGFWKLDLEVAPHTLIPRPDTELLVEAALELLPATPAKVLDLGTGSGAIALALASERPAWKVTAVDRVLEAVALAERNRQRLHLNNATVLSSHWFSALEGQRFQLIISNPPYIASADPHLVEGDVRFEPTSALVAGEDGLDDLRLIVAQAPDHLEAGGWLMLEHGYDQAEAVRDLLLTRGFEEVHSRTDLGGHQRISLGRLPC; from the coding sequence ATGACCATCATCGCCAGCCTGTTGCGCGCCGCCGAACTGCCGGACTCGCCCACCGCGCGTCTGGACGCTGAGCTGCTCCTCGCCGCCGCACTGGGCAAGTCGCGCAGTTTCCTGCACACCTGGCCCGAGCGCATCGTGCCGAGCGAGGCTGCGCTGACCTTTGCCGAGTATTTGCAACGGCGGCGTAGCGGTGAACCGGTGGCCTACATTCTCGGCCAGCAAGGCTTCTGGAAACTCGATCTGGAAGTTGCGCCGCACACGCTGATCCCGCGTCCCGATACAGAACTGCTGGTAGAGGCAGCCCTTGAGCTGCTGCCGGCAACTCCGGCCAAGGTCCTCGATCTCGGTACCGGCAGTGGCGCAATTGCTTTGGCTTTGGCCAGCGAACGCCCGGCGTGGAAAGTCACCGCCGTGGATCGCGTGCTCGAAGCCGTGGCCCTGGCCGAACGCAACCGCCAGCGTCTGCACCTGAACAACGCCACGGTGCTGAGCAGCCATTGGTTCAGCGCACTTGAAGGCCAGCGCTTTCAATTGATCATCAGCAACCCGCCGTACATTGCCTCCGCCGATCCGCATCTGGTCGAGGGCGATGTGCGTTTCGAGCCGACCAGTGCGCTGGTCGCCGGTGAGGACGGCCTCGATGATTTGCGCCTGATTGTTGCGCAAGCGCCCGATCATCTGGAGGCCGGTGGTTGGCTGATGCTCGAACACGGCTATGATCAGGCCGAAGCGGTGCGTGATCTGCTGCTGACTCGTGGCTTTGAAGAAGTCCACAGCCGCACCGATCTGGGCGGCCATCAACGCATCAGTCTGGGGCGCCTGCCGTGCTGA
- the prfA gene encoding peptide chain release factor 1, with the protein MKASLLNKLDILQDRFEELTALLGDGEVIADQAKFRAYSKEYAELEPVVAAYKKLLGVQNDLEGAQALLKDSDPDMREMAVEEVREAKELLITLESDLQRMLLPKDPNDGRNVFLEIRAGTGGDEAAIFSGDLFRMYSRYAERRGWRVEILSENEGEHGGYKEVIARIEGDNVYGKLKFESGAHRVQRVPATESQGRIHTSACTVAVLPEPDEREAIEINPADLRVDTFRSSGAGGQHVNTTDSAIRITHIPTGTVVECQEERSQHKNRARAMAWLSAKLNDQQNAAAANAIASERKLLVGSGDRSERIRTYNYAQGRVTDHRVNLTLYSLDEILAGGVEAVIEPLLAEYQADQLAAIGE; encoded by the coding sequence ATGAAAGCGTCACTGCTCAACAAGCTGGACATTCTCCAGGACCGATTCGAGGAACTGACCGCGCTGCTCGGCGACGGCGAAGTCATTGCCGATCAGGCCAAATTCCGTGCGTATTCCAAGGAATACGCCGAACTCGAGCCTGTGGTGGCTGCTTATAAAAAGCTGCTCGGCGTACAAAATGATCTTGAAGGTGCACAGGCCCTGCTCAAGGACAGCGACCCGGACATGCGCGAAATGGCCGTGGAAGAAGTGCGCGAAGCCAAGGAATTGCTCATCACGCTGGAATCCGACCTGCAGCGTATGTTGCTGCCCAAGGATCCTAACGACGGGCGCAACGTCTTCCTCGAAATCCGCGCCGGCACCGGTGGCGACGAGGCGGCGATCTTCTCCGGCGACCTGTTCCGCATGTATTCGCGTTATGCCGAGCGGCGTGGCTGGCGTGTCGAGATCCTCTCGGAAAACGAAGGCGAACACGGTGGCTATAAAGAAGTCATCGCCCGTATCGAAGGCGACAACGTCTACGGCAAGCTGAAATTCGAGTCCGGCGCGCACCGTGTACAGCGTGTACCCGCCACCGAATCCCAGGGCCGGATTCACACGTCGGCCTGCACCGTGGCGGTATTGCCCGAGCCGGACGAGCGCGAAGCCATCGAGATCAACCCGGCGGATTTGCGCGTCGACACCTTCCGCTCCTCCGGGGCCGGTGGTCAGCACGTCAACACCACGGACTCGGCGATCCGCATTACCCACATACCGACCGGCACTGTCGTCGAGTGTCAGGAAGAACGCTCCCAGCACAAGAACCGCGCCCGGGCGATGGCCTGGTTGTCGGCCAAGCTCAACGATCAGCAAAACGCAGCGGCGGCCAACGCCATTGCCAGTGAGCGCAAGTTGCTGGTCGGTTCCGGCGACCGTTCCGAGCGCATCCGCACTTATAACTACGCTCAGGGCCGGGTCACCGACCATCGCGTCAACCTGACTCTTTATTCGCTGGATGAAATTCTTGCCGGTGGCGTCGAAGCCGTGATCGAGCCGTTGCTGGCCGAATACCAGGCTGACCAACTCGCAGCGATAGGTGAATAA
- the hemA gene encoding glutamyl-tRNA reductase — MAFLALGINHKTASVDVRERVAFTPEQLVEALQQLCRLTDSREAAILSTCNRSELYIEQDQLSADVVLRWLADYHHLSLDELRASAYVHEDDAAVRHMMRVASGLDSLVLGEPQILGQMKSAYAVAREAGTIGPLLGRLFQATFNAAKQVRTDTAIGENPVSVAFAAVSLAKQIFSDLQRSQALLIGAGETITLVARHLHELGVKRIVVANRTLERASQLAEQFGAHAVLLSDIPAELVRSDIVISSTASQLPILGKGAVESALKLRKHKPIFMVDIAVPRDIEPEVGELDDVYLYSVDDLHEVVAENLKSRQGAAQAAEEMVSVGADDFMVRLRELAAVDVLKAYRQQSERLRDEELQKALRLLANGGNAEDVLGQLARGLTNKLLHAPSVQLKKLSAEGRLDALAMAQELFALEGSPDSFSDKKPQ; from the coding sequence ATGGCCTTCCTTGCACTCGGTATTAACCACAAGACTGCTTCAGTAGACGTCCGCGAGCGCGTGGCCTTTACCCCTGAGCAGCTGGTTGAGGCCTTGCAGCAGCTCTGCCGACTGACCGACAGCCGCGAAGCCGCGATCCTCTCCACCTGCAATCGCAGTGAGCTTTATATAGAACAGGATCAGCTCTCGGCCGATGTCGTGCTGCGCTGGCTGGCCGATTATCACCATCTGAGTCTGGACGAGCTGCGCGCCAGTGCCTATGTGCATGAAGACGATGCGGCCGTTCGTCACATGATGCGCGTTGCCTCCGGACTCGACTCGCTGGTGCTGGGCGAGCCGCAGATTCTCGGTCAGATGAAATCGGCCTACGCCGTGGCCCGCGAGGCTGGCACCATTGGCCCGCTGCTGGGGCGGCTGTTTCAGGCGACCTTCAATGCCGCCAAGCAGGTGCGCACCGATACTGCGATCGGCGAGAACCCGGTGTCGGTGGCATTTGCCGCCGTCAGCCTGGCCAAACAGATTTTCAGTGATCTGCAACGCAGTCAGGCGCTGCTGATCGGCGCTGGCGAGACGATCACTCTGGTCGCGCGCCATTTGCATGAGCTGGGGGTCAAGCGCATCGTCGTTGCCAACCGTACGCTGGAGCGCGCCAGTCAGTTGGCTGAGCAGTTCGGCGCTCACGCGGTGCTGCTCTCGGACATTCCGGCGGAACTGGTGCGCAGCGACATCGTCATCAGTTCGACCGCCAGCCAGTTGCCGATTCTCGGCAAGGGCGCGGTGGAAAGTGCGCTGAAGCTGCGCAAGCACAAGCCGATCTTCATGGTCGACATTGCTGTACCGCGGGATATCGAGCCGGAAGTCGGTGAGCTCGACGACGTTTACCTGTACAGCGTCGACGATCTCCACGAAGTGGTCGCCGAGAACCTCAAAAGTCGCCAGGGCGCAGCGCAAGCGGCGGAGGAAATGGTCTCGGTCGGCGCCGACGATTTCATGGTGCGCCTGCGCGAACTGGCGGCGGTCGATGTGCTCAAGGCCTATCGTCAACAGAGCGAACGCCTGCGTGATGAAGAATTGCAAAAGGCCTTGCGTCTGCTGGCCAACGGCGGCAACGCCGAAGACGTGCTCGGGCAATTGGCCCGTGGCCTGACCAACAAACTCTTGCATGCACCCAGCGTGCAATTGAAAAAGTTGTCTGCCGAAGGCCGCCTCGATGCGCTGGCCATGGCTCAGGAACTCTTTGCCCTTGAGGGCTCACCGGATAGTTTTTCGGATAAAAAACCGCAATGA